In one window of Psychrobacter sp. P2G3 DNA:
- the rho gene encoding transcription termination factor Rho, translating to MNLTELKKKSITELLAIAKEMGLDNMARSRKQDIIFAILKTHARNGEAIYGDGVLEVLPDGFGFLRSSEGSYLAGPDDIYVSPSQIRRFSLKTGDSIAGTIRPPKDSERYFALLKVGEINFDTPDRSRHKLIFENLTPLFPTEQLKLELGNGTTEDLTGRIIDLIAPIGKGQRSIIVAPPKAGKTMLLQTIAQSITRNNPECYLIVLLIDERPEEVTEMVRTVRGEVVASTFDEPPQRHVQVAEMVIEKAKRLVEHKQDVVILLDSITRLARAYNTVIPSSGKVLTGGLDANALERPKRFFGAARNVEEGGSLTIIASALIDTGSKMDSVIFEEFKGTGNQEITLERDLAEKRVFPAINIKKSGTRREERLLDEDKLRKVWILRKLLQPMDGVQATEFLLDRLKEAKTNDEFFEQMKRKSQN from the coding sequence ATGAATTTAACTGAATTAAAGAAAAAATCAATCACTGAGCTTTTGGCTATCGCTAAAGAAATGGGTCTTGATAATATGGCACGTAGCCGTAAACAAGACATTATTTTTGCCATCCTAAAAACTCATGCTCGTAATGGTGAAGCTATTTACGGTGATGGTGTACTTGAAGTCCTACCGGATGGTTTTGGCTTTTTGCGCTCATCTGAAGGCTCTTATTTAGCAGGCCCTGATGATATTTATGTCAGCCCAAGCCAAATAAGACGTTTTAGCCTAAAGACAGGCGATAGTATCGCTGGCACCATTCGTCCACCGAAAGACTCTGAGCGTTATTTTGCGCTATTGAAAGTTGGCGAGATCAACTTTGATACCCCAGATCGTTCGCGCCATAAACTCATCTTTGAAAACTTGACTCCGCTATTTCCAACTGAGCAACTTAAGCTTGAGCTGGGTAACGGTACTACCGAGGACTTAACCGGACGTATCATCGATCTGATTGCTCCTATTGGTAAAGGTCAGCGTTCTATCATTGTTGCACCGCCAAAAGCTGGTAAGACGATGCTGCTACAGACCATCGCGCAATCGATTACCCGCAATAATCCAGAATGCTACCTAATCGTTCTACTTATTGATGAGCGTCCAGAAGAAGTGACGGAGATGGTGCGTACCGTACGCGGTGAAGTAGTCGCCTCGACATTCGATGAGCCGCCTCAACGTCATGTACAAGTTGCTGAAATGGTTATCGAAAAAGCCAAGCGTCTAGTCGAGCATAAGCAAGACGTTGTTATCCTACTGGATTCTATCACTCGTCTCGCTCGCGCTTATAACACGGTTATCCCTTCATCAGGTAAAGTATTGACTGGTGGTCTTGATGCCAACGCCCTTGAGCGTCCGAAACGCTTCTTTGGTGCTGCACGTAACGTTGAGGAAGGTGGCAGCCTAACTATTATTGCCAGTGCCCTTATTGATACTGGTAGTAAAATGGATAGTGTTATCTTTGAAGAATTTAAAGGTACTGGTAACCAAGAGATTACTCTGGAACGTGATTTAGCCGAAAAACGTGTCTTCCCAGCGATTAATATCAAAAAATCTGGCACACGCCGTGAAGAACGTCTGCTTGATGAAGATAAGCTGCGTAAAGTTTGGATATTACGTAAGCTATTACAACCGATGGATGGCGTTCAAGCGACCGAGTTTTTATTAGATCGTTTAAAAGAAGCTAAAACCAATGATGAGTTTTTTGAACAAATGAAACGTAAATCTCAAAACTAA
- a CDS encoding RluA family pseudouridine synthase, with translation MPFTDDAINALNLQESQYPLEFFQTFAQQVTVYEDNDIWVVDKPAGLLSVDGKTLKVSMLARLERANPNVKLIHRLDMDTSGLLIFAKNAAAQTNISKQFIDRLPQKTYQARVFGIWEDVGATGRISVPVRYEPTTKPRHIVDHDWSKNALTLYEVLAHEQCNGQAVTRVALKPVTGRSHQLRVHMVHAGHVIIGDSIYAEGLALEIAPRLNLHAQQLRLKHPVLGAWMDWESSVPF, from the coding sequence ATGCCTTTTACTGATGACGCCATAAACGCTCTGAATCTACAAGAATCTCAGTATCCGCTAGAGTTTTTTCAAACATTTGCGCAACAAGTTACTGTTTATGAAGATAATGACATTTGGGTAGTAGATAAACCTGCAGGGCTATTAAGTGTCGATGGTAAAACGTTAAAGGTAAGTATGCTGGCTCGACTTGAGCGTGCTAACCCCAATGTGAAGCTTATTCATCGATTGGATATGGATACCTCAGGGCTGCTTATATTCGCAAAAAATGCGGCTGCCCAAACCAATATCAGTAAGCAGTTCATTGATAGATTGCCACAAAAAACCTACCAAGCCCGCGTTTTTGGCATATGGGAAGACGTTGGTGCAACTGGCAGAATATCGGTGCCAGTGCGTTATGAGCCTACCACTAAACCGCGTCATATCGTTGATCATGACTGGAGCAAAAACGCCTTGACTCTATACGAGGTGCTCGCTCATGAACAATGCAACGGTCAAGCGGTAACACGTGTAGCGCTAAAACCGGTGACAGGGCGTAGTCATCAACTGCGCGTCCATATGGTACATGCTGGCCATGTCATTATCGGTGATTCTATTTATGCAGAAGGCCTAGCGTTAGAAATAGCGCCGCGTTTGAACTTACATGCTCAGCAGTTACGCCTAAAACATCCTGTGCTTGGTGCTTGGATGGACTGGGAAAGTTCAGTACCGTTTTAA
- a CDS encoding integration host factor subunit alpha yields MSTLTKSDMIEHLMSHLNLTRQEGRCLVENFFDELSESLIDGKEVKLSGFGNFELKDKNSRPGRNPKTGEPVAVSARRVVTFKTGQKFRQKVDERLFDQ; encoded by the coding sequence GTGAGCACCTTAACCAAATCTGACATGATTGAGCATTTGATGAGTCATCTTAACCTAACAAGGCAAGAGGGTCGTTGCTTGGTCGAGAATTTTTTTGATGAACTGTCAGAGAGTTTGATTGATGGCAAAGAGGTCAAGCTTTCAGGCTTTGGCAATTTCGAGCTTAAAGATAAAAATAGTCGTCCAGGTCGTAATCCTAAGACAGGGGAGCCTGTTGCTGTTTCAGCGCGCCGTGTAGTCACGTTTAAAACTGGGCAAAAATTCCGTCAGAAGGTTGATGAACGTCTATTTGATCAGTAA
- the rapA gene encoding RNA polymerase-associated protein RapA has translation MTISAASLHSTEFAVGQRHLSDTESELGLGVVIDVDDRCVHILFPQSEETRVYAKSSAPLSRVVFKVGDNICDQEGRNYVVTAVDEVMGVLKYGVDEHAKGIMETRLAANITLAKPLERLLAGRIERGDWYDLRQDILRMQSALAGHPLKGLMGARVDIIEHQLYIAHEVGKRIAPRVLLADEVGLGKTIEAGLIIHQQLLTGKAERVLILVPDSLQYQWMIELRRRFNLNFALFDLVRTAAIKEHDPEQNVFATEQCIIAGMDLLLDHPDLYDQAMEAGFDLLVVDEAHHLHWDEAAGGNEKYDLIADFAEETPGVMLLTATPEQLGVQSHFARLRLLDSDRFDDLDEFIAGQEAFAETAAVAGVLIEDKPLNDGQIAALTSLLDLSADELATINEDEKLRTYALNELLDRHGTGRVLFRNTRESVKGFYGRSSQPYPLPLPEAWQDSYQTTGKLREQLWGEENQPDGSWLEDDPRVPWLIDILKGELKHQKVLLIARSGATVESLEAVLRLHAGIKTAIFTEQMTLLERDQAAAFFADSEGAQILLCSEIGSEGRNFQFASQLILWDLPANPDTLEQRIGRLDRIGQTQQITLHVPYVQGTAQERLYHWYNSALNMFNQISPTAQSVQEQYIQMLKPLLEGADTAENRDTLKALIAEALQMRLALEAQLQAGRDRLLEYNSCRPRVAGRIADAMRDFDGHNVLPQFIERFLASANVDYSVQRDGSWVLAPLDSTEISEYIEGLPLGDEEEGMTLTFERELALQREDIEFISHEHPLMRAIYELASTSTFGNTTVAMLKSNAIPQGMIMLEVHFRVEAIAPKLLNLPATLPTQNIRVFISEQGSDLSERISSEMIMPHIDRLDKTRARQVVKVRGDVIESRYYEAEEIARAQLADIGEQASARFSQQWSREIKRLKHLQTINPNVRLEEIERLEQLQAQGEQALANLSLVPDSIRVLVAVKP, from the coding sequence ATGACTATCTCTGCCGCTTCATTGCACAGTACCGAATTCGCCGTTGGTCAACGCCATTTATCTGATACTGAGTCCGAGCTTGGCTTGGGCGTGGTTATCGATGTCGATGACCGCTGTGTACATATTTTATTTCCGCAAAGCGAAGAGACCCGCGTCTATGCAAAAAGCTCGGCGCCATTATCACGTGTTGTATTCAAAGTCGGTGATAATATTTGCGATCAAGAAGGTCGTAACTATGTCGTGACTGCTGTTGACGAGGTAATGGGTGTCCTGAAATACGGTGTCGATGAACATGCCAAAGGCATTATGGAAACCCGCCTTGCCGCAAATATCACGTTGGCAAAACCACTTGAGCGTCTATTGGCGGGCCGTATTGAACGCGGTGATTGGTACGATTTGCGCCAAGATATCCTACGTATGCAATCAGCACTAGCGGGTCATCCCCTTAAAGGTTTGATGGGTGCACGTGTCGATATTATCGAGCATCAGCTTTATATTGCGCATGAAGTTGGCAAACGTATCGCGCCGCGTGTATTGCTTGCCGATGAAGTCGGTCTTGGTAAGACCATCGAAGCAGGTTTGATTATTCATCAGCAGCTTTTAACTGGTAAGGCTGAGCGCGTTTTAATATTAGTCCCTGATAGTTTGCAGTATCAATGGATGATCGAGTTACGTCGACGCTTTAATCTTAACTTTGCGCTGTTTGATTTAGTCCGTACCGCTGCGATTAAAGAACATGATCCTGAGCAAAATGTATTTGCCACTGAGCAATGTATTATCGCTGGTATGGATCTATTGCTTGACCATCCTGACTTGTATGACCAAGCGATGGAAGCAGGTTTTGATTTGCTAGTAGTCGATGAAGCGCATCATCTACATTGGGATGAAGCGGCAGGCGGTAATGAAAAGTATGACTTAATCGCGGATTTCGCTGAAGAGACGCCTGGTGTCATGTTGCTAACAGCTACTCCTGAACAACTGGGTGTCCAAAGTCACTTTGCGCGTTTGCGTTTGCTTGACTCTGATCGCTTTGATGATTTGGATGAATTCATTGCAGGTCAAGAAGCCTTTGCGGAAACTGCCGCTGTGGCTGGTGTATTGATAGAAGATAAGCCGTTAAATGATGGACAAATCGCTGCCTTGACAAGTCTGTTGGATTTAAGCGCAGATGAACTCGCAACGATTAATGAAGATGAAAAGTTACGTACTTATGCACTGAATGAGCTGTTAGATCGTCATGGTACAGGGCGTGTGTTATTCCGTAATACTCGTGAGAGTGTCAAAGGGTTTTATGGTCGTAGCAGTCAGCCGTATCCATTACCGCTACCTGAGGCATGGCAAGATAGCTACCAGACGACAGGTAAGCTACGTGAGCAGCTATGGGGTGAAGAAAATCAACCTGATGGCAGCTGGCTAGAAGATGACCCACGTGTACCGTGGTTGATTGATATCTTAAAAGGTGAGTTGAAACACCAAAAAGTATTGTTGATTGCTCGTAGTGGCGCGACAGTTGAGAGCTTGGAGGCGGTACTACGTCTGCATGCTGGCATTAAGACTGCCATCTTTACCGAACAGATGACGTTGCTTGAACGTGACCAAGCGGCCGCATTCTTTGCTGATAGTGAAGGCGCACAGATACTATTATGTTCAGAAATTGGCTCTGAAGGACGCAACTTCCAGTTTGCAAGTCAGCTGATACTATGGGATTTACCTGCCAATCCAGATACCTTAGAGCAGCGTATCGGTCGCCTAGATCGCATCGGGCAAACGCAGCAAATAACTTTACACGTGCCTTATGTACAAGGGACGGCTCAAGAGCGTCTATATCATTGGTATAACAGCGCGCTAAATATGTTCAATCAGATATCTCCGACCGCTCAAAGCGTGCAAGAGCAATATATTCAAATGCTCAAACCGTTGCTCGAAGGCGCAGATACTGCTGAGAATCGCGATACCTTAAAAGCTCTCATCGCAGAAGCGCTACAAATGCGTTTGGCTCTAGAAGCACAGCTGCAAGCAGGGCGTGATCGTTTGCTCGAATACAACTCGTGCCGTCCACGCGTGGCGGGACGTATCGCTGATGCGATGCGTGACTTTGATGGTCATAATGTATTACCGCAATTTATTGAGCGCTTTCTGGCATCAGCCAATGTTGATTACAGCGTCCAGCGTGATGGTTCTTGGGTACTTGCACCGCTCGATAGTACTGAGATTAGCGAGTATATTGAAGGCTTGCCGCTGGGTGACGAAGAAGAAGGTATGACGTTGACCTTCGAGCGCGAACTGGCGCTCCAACGTGAAGATATCGAGTTTATTTCTCATGAGCATCCACTGATGCGCGCGATTTACGAGCTTGCTAGTACGAGTACCTTTGGTAATACGACGGTGGCAATGCTTAAGAGCAATGCTATTCCTCAAGGTATGATTATGCTTGAGGTGCATTTTAGAGTTGAAGCGATTGCGCCAAAACTGCTAAACCTGCCAGCGACCTTACCGACTCAGAACATTCGCGTCTTCATCAGTGAGCAAGGTAGTGATTTATCCGAGCGTATTAGTAGCGAGATGATCATGCCGCATATCGACCGCTTGGATAAAACCCGTGCGCGTCAAGTAGTTAAGGTGCGTGGCGATGTGATTGAGAGCCGTTATTATGAGGCTGAAGAGATTGCACGCGCGCAGCTAGCCGATATCGGAGAGCAAGCAAGTGCACGCTTTAGCCAGCAGTGGTCACGTGAGATTAAACGCCTTAAGCATTTGCAAACCATCAATCCTAATGTGCGCCTCGAAGAAATTGAGCGCCTAGAGCAGTTGCAAGCACAAGGCGAACAAGCGCTAGCGAACTTATCGTTGGTGCCAGATTCTATCCGTGTATTAGTTGCTGTAAAGCCGTAA
- a CDS encoding neutral zinc metallopeptidase, whose amino-acid sequence MKWQGRRGSSNVRTSSGGGKMIGGGIGGIIIAGILWLVFGVNPMTALQTGQVVAGGGNNSSTEPATGDDRDTQFVKVVLADTEAVWHQVFNEGGQTYQEPSLILFNGQVSSACGSATAATGPFYCPGDQTVYLDTSFFAEMRQNLGISGDQQGSGDIENKGRAGDFAQAYVISHEVGHHVQTLLGITQQVNEASRQVTRAQANKLSVLQELQADCFAGVWAQRNQQRVQFLEPGDIDEAINAASQIGDDRLAQASGRAVTPDSFTHGTSQQRVQWFTRGLESGNVQSCDTFSGAL is encoded by the coding sequence ATGAAATGGCAAGGTAGACGAGGCAGTTCTAACGTACGCACGAGTAGCGGCGGTGGGAAAATGATTGGTGGTGGTATCGGGGGTATTATCATCGCTGGTATTTTATGGTTAGTATTTGGGGTAAACCCAATGACAGCATTGCAGACTGGTCAGGTAGTAGCAGGTGGCGGAAATAACAGCTCCACTGAGCCAGCTACAGGTGACGACCGTGATACTCAGTTTGTTAAAGTAGTGTTAGCCGATACTGAGGCAGTGTGGCATCAAGTGTTTAATGAAGGTGGACAAACTTATCAGGAGCCGTCATTAATCTTATTTAATGGACAAGTTAGTTCGGCCTGCGGTAGTGCTACTGCTGCGACAGGGCCTTTTTATTGCCCAGGTGACCAGACCGTCTATTTAGACACTTCATTTTTTGCGGAAATGCGTCAAAATCTTGGCATTTCTGGTGATCAGCAGGGTTCAGGTGATATCGAAAATAAAGGCAGAGCTGGCGACTTTGCTCAAGCCTATGTCATTTCTCATGAAGTTGGACATCACGTACAGACATTGTTAGGTATCACCCAGCAGGTCAATGAAGCGAGCCGTCAGGTGACTCGTGCACAGGCTAATAAGTTATCTGTGCTACAAGAGCTACAAGCTGATTGTTTTGCAGGTGTATGGGCACAGCGCAACCAACAACGAGTGCAGTTCTTAGAGCCAGGTGATATAGACGAAGCGATTAATGCTGCAAGCCAGATCGGTGATGATCGTCTTGCTCAAGCAAGTGGCCGTGCTGTAACGCCAGATAGTTTTACCCATGGCACCAGTCAACAGCGCGTACAATGGTTTACACGTGGATTAGAAAGTGGCAACGTACAATCATGTGATACATTCAGTGGGGCACTATAA
- the trxA gene encoding thioredoxin: MSDLIVNTTDANFDQDVLQSDVPVLVDFWATWCGPCKSIAPILEDLANDYQGKVKIVKVDVDNNPQAASRFGIRNIPTLFVFKDGEKVDSVMGLQPKSELAKVLDKHL, translated from the coding sequence ATGTCAGACCTTATTGTTAACACTACCGATGCAAATTTTGATCAAGACGTATTGCAATCCGATGTGCCTGTGCTAGTAGACTTTTGGGCAACATGGTGCGGTCCTTGTAAGTCAATTGCCCCTATCCTAGAAGACTTGGCTAACGACTATCAAGGTAAAGTAAAAATTGTTAAAGTCGATGTCGATAATAACCCACAAGCAGCAAGTCGCTTTGGTATCCGCAATATCCCAACTTTATTTGTCTTTAAAGACGGTGAAAAAGTGGATTCAGTAATGGGTCTACAGCCAAAATCTGAGCTAGCTAAAGTACTTGATAAGCACTTATAA
- a CDS encoding NAD(P)/FAD-dependent oxidoreductase: MVSINSIKNMTKGRLARSKPQSNTLADYEVLIIGAGISGIGMACRLQQSHHKLFNRKSTVKKMSKRRKNQNKVTEPFIILEKRADLGGTWDLFTYPGIRSDSDALTFGYSFRPWLDHKMLAKGDDIKSYIADTAREFGVEEQIRYQHDVQQISWSSIAKQWTVMVKNNASGEVYTITANFIIGATGYYDYDAGYRPHFEGEEQFQGDIVHPQHWHDVDYNDKNIVVIGSGATAMTLVPALVDPDGQQCARHVTMLQRSPTYVASVPGDDYALDWLSGKFSPLSKPQAYTLLRTRNVLMQQGLYQLATHAPKVLKAVLKHGVKKELKGSGVDVAHFMPTYNPWDERLCAVPDSDLFTALHSTRATVITDQISHFTKTGIALKSGHHIEADMIVTATGLKLQMLGGAALYVDGQPIDVGARMTYKAVMLEGVPNMAIMFGYTNASWTLKIDLACQYVVRILKHMKKHRYSVVFPQAITEQEQVQIQPDTVLGALSAGYVHRAQDELPKQGDRYPWQVTNNYLSDRIMLKYRKVEDDWLRFTR, encoded by the coding sequence ATGGTCAGTATTAATTCTATAAAAAATATGACAAAAGGTCGCCTAGCACGCTCAAAACCTCAATCGAACACACTAGCAGATTATGAGGTGTTAATAATTGGTGCGGGGATATCTGGGATTGGTATGGCGTGTCGTTTGCAGCAAAGTCATCACAAGCTATTTAATCGTAAGTCCACAGTCAAAAAAATGAGTAAACGTCGCAAAAACCAAAATAAAGTTACTGAGCCGTTTATCATACTGGAAAAGCGCGCAGACTTAGGTGGTACATGGGATTTGTTTACTTATCCTGGCATCCGTTCAGACTCTGATGCCTTGACCTTTGGCTATAGTTTTCGACCTTGGTTAGATCACAAAATGCTAGCTAAGGGCGACGATATCAAAAGCTATATAGCAGATACGGCGCGTGAGTTTGGGGTTGAAGAACAGATTCGTTATCAGCATGATGTGCAGCAGATATCTTGGTCAAGTATCGCCAAGCAATGGACAGTGATGGTCAAAAATAATGCCAGTGGCGAGGTGTATACGATCACAGCAAACTTTATCATCGGTGCGACTGGCTATTATGATTATGATGCAGGATATAGACCGCATTTCGAAGGTGAGGAGCAATTCCAAGGTGATATCGTGCATCCACAGCACTGGCATGATGTGGACTATAACGATAAAAATATCGTGGTCATTGGTAGTGGTGCGACGGCGATGACTTTAGTGCCAGCACTAGTCGATCCTGATGGTCAACAGTGCGCTCGCCATGTAACCATGTTGCAGCGCTCGCCAACGTATGTAGCAAGTGTGCCTGGTGATGATTACGCTCTTGATTGGCTATCGGGTAAGTTTTCACCCTTATCAAAGCCTCAGGCTTATACCTTACTGCGTACGCGTAACGTTCTGATGCAACAAGGCCTGTATCAATTGGCTACCCATGCGCCTAAAGTCTTGAAAGCAGTATTAAAACATGGCGTCAAAAAAGAGCTTAAAGGCAGTGGTGTCGATGTCGCCCACTTTATGCCTACTTATAATCCGTGGGATGAGCGCCTGTGTGCGGTACCCGATAGCGATTTATTTACCGCATTGCATAGCACGCGGGCAACGGTCATTACCGATCAGATTAGTCATTTTACAAAGACAGGGATTGCACTAAAATCAGGCCATCATATAGAAGCAGATATGATCGTGACGGCAACGGGGCTTAAACTCCAAATGCTTGGCGGGGCAGCGTTATATGTCGATGGACAGCCCATTGATGTAGGTGCGCGCATGACTTATAAAGCGGTGATGCTTGAGGGTGTGCCTAATATGGCGATAATGTTTGGTTATACTAATGCTTCGTGGACATTAAAGATTGATCTGGCTTGTCAGTATGTGGTTAGGATACTCAAGCACATGAAAAAGCACCGTTATAGCGTAGTTTTTCCGCAGGCTATAACGGAGCAAGAGCAGGTACAGATACAACCAGATACGGTACTTGGTGCGCTATCAGCAGGTTACGTGCACCGCGCACAAGATGAGCTACCCAAGCAAGGCGATCGTTATCCATGGCAAGTGACGAACAACTATTTGAGTGACCGCATTATGCTCAAATATCGTAAAGTTGAAGATGATTGGCTACGTTTTACACGCTAA
- a CDS encoding D-2-hydroxyacid dehydrogenase, which yields MRAVFLDKGTFSDGVNLPAPAGVTDYITYDDTPEDSDLIIERCQDAEIIFTNKVQITADVIAKLPKLKLIQLTATGMNNVDQEACEEHNVTLYNVAGYAVKSVPEHTFMLMLNAMRAGIHYHQKVADGTWRDNGNFCLLDVPLVDLEDKILGIIGVGTIGKRVTEIARAFGMTVLWAEHQGRTLRNDDYTAFDEVLANADVISLHCPLNEHTQHLINKDTLAKMTKQPLLVNVARGGIVDSQALADAIHNEQILGYGSDVFEQEPITTDDPLLSISDHPRVIFSPHNAWGSKSAQETLWQMLSEQVADFITNN from the coding sequence ATGCGAGCAGTTTTTTTAGATAAAGGAACATTTTCCGATGGCGTAAACTTGCCAGCACCAGCAGGCGTCACTGACTATATTACTTACGATGATACACCTGAAGATTCCGACCTCATTATTGAGCGTTGCCAAGATGCTGAGATTATCTTCACCAATAAAGTTCAGATTACTGCTGACGTGATTGCCAAGTTACCTAAACTTAAGCTCATTCAGCTGACTGCCACCGGTATGAACAACGTCGATCAAGAGGCTTGTGAAGAGCACAATGTTACTTTATATAATGTCGCAGGTTACGCGGTCAAGAGCGTTCCTGAACATACCTTTATGCTGATGCTCAATGCAATGCGTGCTGGCATTCATTATCATCAAAAAGTAGCAGATGGTACGTGGCGAGACAATGGTAATTTTTGTCTGCTTGATGTCCCGCTCGTCGATTTAGAAGATAAGATACTAGGTATCATTGGTGTAGGTACTATCGGTAAACGGGTAACCGAAATAGCGCGCGCTTTTGGCATGACCGTATTGTGGGCAGAACATCAAGGACGTACACTGCGCAATGATGACTATACGGCATTCGATGAGGTACTCGCTAATGCTGATGTCATTAGTCTACATTGCCCATTGAACGAGCATACCCAGCATTTAATCAACAAAGATACCTTGGCAAAAATGACCAAGCAGCCGCTACTCGTTAACGTCGCGCGCGGCGGTATCGTCGACAGTCAAGCACTCGCTGACGCTATACATAATGAACAAATCCTTGGCTATGGCAGTGATGTCTTTGAGCAAGAACCTATCACCACAGATGACCCGTTATTAAGTATTAGCGACCATCCGCGCGTTATATTTAGCCCGCATAACGCATGGGGTAGCAAAAGCGCGCAAGAGACTCTATGGCAAATGCTAAGCGAACAAGTCGCAGACTTTATCACTAATAATTAA